In the Candidatus Woesearchaeota archaeon genome, TAAAGGTACGTCTACTCTTGTTAAGGGTTGGCATGAATTATACGAACCTTATGTTAAACTCAGCGAGGATGAATTACCTGTTCTTCAAAAAGATGATGTTGTTGTTATTAAGAAATCTGATTTGTTATCTAAGGAAACTCAACCTCCTAAGCGTTTCACACCTGCTTCTTTAATTTCCGAACTTGAAAAGAAAGGTCTTGGTACTAAGGCTACTAGGGCGGACATAGTTGAAGCTTTGTATGATCGTGGTTACGTAATTGAGAAATCTATTCAAGTTACTCAACTAGGTATGCACACGGTTCACGTAATGGAGAAATACTTTAAAGAACTAACTGATGAAGAATTCACTAGGGATGTAGAAGATCAAATGGAGCTTATTCGTAGTAAAAAAAAGAAGCCTGAAGATGTTCTTGATGATGCTAAAAAGAACTTAATGGTTATTCTTGATAAGATTAAGAAGCACGAAAAATCTATTGGTGAAGAATTATTAAGTGCTAATAAAGAAACTCAAGATACTAAGAATTTGCTTGGTCCTTGTCCTCTTTGCGAGGAAGGTTCAATCATGATTAAGCGTGGCAAGTTTGGTTTGTTTGCTGCGTGTAGTAAGTATCCTGATTGTAAAGAAACTTTTAATTTACCTAAGCAAGGATTAGTTAAACCAACAGGTAAGATTTCTCCTCTTGGTTATCCTATTATTAGTTTATTTGTTAAAGGTAAAAGGCCTGTTGAGTTAAGTTTGAATCCTGAAGAAAATAATCATCTTGATGAAAAAACAGAAGAAGAATATCGTTCTATAAAAGAAGGTAGTGTTGATAAGAATTGTGAGAAGTGCGGTGCTCCTATGCGTGTTATGAACAGTATTTACGGAGAATTTCTTGGTTGTACTAATTATCCTAAGTGTCGTCACACGGAAAGTCCTAATGGTCATAACAAAAATGGTTCTAATGGTGTTGTTAAAACTGAGAATAAGGAATCTAAAGAAATTATTAAAGATTAATCATTTTGTTGTTGTTTTATACGCTTAATTATTATCGCGCTTATTATAATTAATTGTGTTGTTATTACAAATATCAAAAAAATCTTATTTGTTTTATCAGTTTTTATTTTCTCAATTTCTTCTCTTTCTTCATGTGTTAATTTAGGGTCTTCTATTTGTTTTTTTGTTTCTGTCTCCTTTACTCCTATAATGAAATAACTGAATCCTTGCGTTATTGAATTATATTTTATTGTTGTTTCTGTTTCTTCTTTTATTATTGTTATTAATTCTTCCCATTCTTCGTTGTATCTGTAAAGTCTTATTTTTTCAGCGCTAGTATTTTCTTTCTTTATCCATGTTTTTTCCACTTCGAATTCTATTATTGTTTCTGTTTGATTTAATTCATTAAGGTTGTCTAATGCTTTTATTTCATATAATTTATAGATTCTTCCCTGAAAAAAATTTATTTCTTTTATTTTTTCCTGAGTTATTTCTTTTATGGTTATGCTGTTTTTATTATCGGATAATATTTTTATTTCTTTTTCTTCATCAACTTGTTGTTCTTCTGTTTTCTTTTCAGCAGGGGGTATTGAAAATGAAGTTGTCGTTGTTTCTCCTCCACCTCCTGATGAACTAGAAGAAGGTTTTGTTATTATTTTTATGTTGAAGTAATTACTTTCTTCACTTAGATTATTTTTATTTGATAATATTTTTGTTTCTTGGTTTAATTCATCCTGACTTAATATTACTAGTTCATCATTATTTACTTCATAAGGTATTTCTTCGTTGCTTAACTCATAATTTGGGTATTCTCCTTGTAAATAATAATCAAAATATTCTTTTAAATTTATTCTTAATTCTTCATTTTTATATCCTTCTTTATCCGTCAAGTTTTTTATTAAAATCATAAAAGGTTCTGGCATGATTTGTATATTCCAAGTATTGTTAGTCTTTGTTTTATTATTTGTGGATTCAACGAATAATGTATGATTTCCTGTTTCTTTTATTGTTGCATTAAATAAATAAGTTTCATTGTTGTTCTTGGTTTCGTTGTTTAGTTTCCAAGTAGTATTTATAGTTCTATTAAAAACGTCTCGCGTTTCAAAAACAAATAATTTTGTTTCATTAAATTCTAAAGTTATATTGTTTGTTTCTGGCGTAACGTTAATTATTGTGAGGGGTGCTGGGTTTATAGTTATGTTCCATTCTTTTGTTGAATTTCCTTCATCATTAATAACTATTAATTGTAAAAAAACATTTTCTTTTCCAGTCGCATTAAAAACATAAAATTCAGAGATGTTTTCTGTGTTGTTTTCAATCCACATAATTGTCAGGTTTCCAGCTATAGGATTATAACTTTCTTGAGTGAATAGAATTGTTTCATTTTCATAAATTTCTAGGATGGTTTCGTTAGGATCTGTGCTTGTTATTATAGGTATGGGGTTTATCACGTTTATAACTAAATTAATGGTTTTATTAATTAAATAATCAGTTTTTTGTTGTTCTGCACTCACATTGTATGTTCCTACATTTAAAGAAATATTTTCTGCTTCTGTTTTATTTTTTATTTCATTATTTATTTTTATTATTTCATTTCCTGATGATTTGTTGATGCTGATGTTATAAAAACCAGGATAACCGGTAAAATTATTTTTTTCTCCATTAATAAATAATTCAAATAAAGGTTCTGTTTTATAATAAATTTCATTCAAATTATTAGTGAAGCCGTGTTCATTCAAAGAAGTTAAATTAAGGATGTGTTTTCCTAGATTCGTAAAATTATTAGTTGTTAAATTTATTTGTCCTGTTTTTTCAGTTATGTTAATTAAGGTAATATTGTTTTCATCAATTAAAAAAAGGTTGGTTTCATAGTCTTTATTGCTTTTTGTTAACCATTGAATTAAAGAATAATTATTTGTGTTGTTTATTAATAAATTAGAACTGATATTTATTTCTACTTCAGGTGTTCTGTTATCAATGATTAAAACAGATGATAAAGCTTGCAAGAAGGTATAATTATGATTTGTTTCCGAATCTTCTAATAAGTTTCCTTCATTTACAAGTATGTTTTTTACTTCACTATTATTTAACTGTTTTTGATTTATTAAGATATTTGCTTGTTGCATCAAAGATATTACTCCTGATACGTGAGGGGTGGCCATAGAAGTTCCTGAACTAGTCTTTGTTCCTGTTAAATGAGTTGATGTTATGCTAGCTCCTGGTGCCGCAATTAAATAATCATAATTTACGCCTCTGTTCGCACTCGAAGCATAAGAATTATTGCCTTGTGTTGAGGTTACAGGTATGACTCTGCTTATGCAAGCAGGGAAATTAACACCTGTGTAATTACCATTATTTCCTGAAGCAACTACAACACTCATATTCTTATTTATGGCTGTATGTATTATTTCTGCTTCTCCAGGATAAGAAGAATCACAATGATTAGGAAATGTTATATTTGCGCCTGCACTTATACTAATTACGCTTATGTTATATGTTTCTTTGTTATCTGAACACCAAATTATTCCTAACATCAATGTGGATAATGAACCTCCACCTGTACTATTAAACGCTTTAACTGCTAAAAGACGAGTATCTGGAGCAACTCCTATTACGGATCCGTTCGCAGCTATTATTCCCGCAACGTGAGTTCCATGCCCTTGATCATCTAAAACATTATTAGATCCTTCTATTGTGTTTCTTCCACCTAACACTTTTGAACAATTACCTGACTCGTACTCTTGAGTTGTACAACCACCTAAAGATTCATGCTCATAATTTATTCCGGTGTCTATTACGCAAACTGTTTGATTTCTTCCTGTTATGTTAGTTCCTAATATTTGTAATTTATTTGTTTCTTTACTACTTATAAAATGAGTGCTTTGACTTAAAAAAACATTTATAGGTTCATCATATCTTATTCTTTTTATGTTTCTTTGATTTTTTAATTCTTCTAATTCTTGCAAGGTTAATTCCACTACGTACATATTGCTTTTTTCTTCTATTATTAACGCGTTTATACCTTTATTACTCAGAGTATCTTTTACTTTTTCATTATTACTCATTATCAAGCTTTTTCTAGGTAAATCATTTTCAGATATTATTACTCTTACTCTTTCTTGATTTTCTAACTTTTTTATTATTAAATTATCTATTATAGGTTTTTCATCTAGAACTACATATCCTAATATGTCTCCTATCATAAAAGCACTAATTACTAGAAATGTCAAAGCCACATAGGAACTAATTATTTTTTTTTTCTGATTCATAAAACCTCCTTAAAATTTTTCTTTTCTTTAATAAGAAATATTAAAATAAATATATAATTATTGTCATTTTATTAATCTAAGTAATTAATTATTTCGTCTGATACTTTAATCATTGTTTCTAATTCTTTTTTTAATTCGTTTTTGTCTTCTTCTTTTATGTCGCTGGATTTGAAGAAATTCATTTTTGTTTTTCTAAGTATTCTTCCGGGAGCGTAGAAAACAACTGCGTTTTCTGCAAACAAAACAGATAATCCGTTCGTTGAGCGTCTAGTAAAGAATCCATTTCCTTTTTTTTTGTAATCAGATATTTTTACTAGTTCTTCTTGCACTCTAGGTGTTAATATCTGGGTTATGTTCATGTGTTTATCTGTTTTTTTTCCTTTGTATGAGAAAGCGAATGTGTCGTTAAACTTTATGGATTCTGTTTTTATTTTTTTGTTCGTGAAAAAATTTGCTATTTTGCTAATCACTCCTTCAGGGTATAAATAAAATCTTGATTCTAGTCTTCTTGGTAGTTTTATTATGAAGTAATGATCTGTGAATTTTTGATGCTTCGTGTTTCCTTTGTTGTCTCTGCTTACTCTTGTGTAATTAAATAATCCTGATGTGAAATTGTGTTTTTTCCCGTTTATATTAGTGGTTCCCCAGAATATGTCTTCTAAGTTTTGATCTTGATCGCCTCTGTTGAAGACTTCGGTGTATTTATGGGCGTAATCTCTCCATAATTTGTGATTTTTATCAGGCCAATACAAGTAATTATTTTCTTTTGCTACTTCTAATTTTATTAAGTCTCTTCTTATTGATTGTACTTTGAAGTGAAATACTATTAATAAAATAAATGATCCTATGATTATTAATGTGTTCATTATGAAAAAAGATGTTTGGGTATAATGGCTTAGAAGTCTTGATATTGTAAAGGCTAGTATTATTATTCCTATTATTTTTAAAAAAGTTTTTTTTACGTATCCGGGATTATTTTTTAGGAATAAGTACTTAGCGTGATTCTTTACGTTTTTTTCTTTTATTAAAGAAACAACTGGTGATTTTCCTGTGGGGTCCCATTCTTCGTGGTTTTGAGGTAAGTTAGAATATAGTTCTTTTTTTGCTTGTTCTATATGTTCTTCTTTTGCTAAGTTTAGAAATCCGAAAACCATGTTTATTCATTCACCAATATTTTTTTAGATTCTCTTTCTTTAGTTTCATATAATTTTTCTTGTTTGAAACTAAAAAGTTTAGCTAATAAGTTACTAGGAAATATTTCTATTTTGGTGTTGTAACTCGTTACGTTCTCGTTATAAATTCTTCTTGAAGCAGCGATTTGATCCTCTGTGTTTCTTAATTGTTTTTGTAAATCCAAAAAATTCTTGTTAGCTTTTAAGTCAGGATAATTCTCTGATACTGCGAATAATGATTTGACTGCGCTGTTTAGTTCACTTTCTGTGTTGGCCATTTTTTGGACGTCTTTTCTTTTTCTTGCTTCTTCTAAGTGCGATCTTGCTTTCGTAACTTCTTCCATGATTGTTTTTTCGTGTTTTGCATATCCTTTAACAACGCTTACAAGGTTAGGTATTAAGTCTGTTCTTCTTTTTAATTGAACATCTATTCCTGAGAATGATTTTTTCACGTAATTCTTCATGGTTATTAAGCGATTATAGGTGAATATGAACCATGCTAGAATTATTAGTAGTATTATTAAAATTGTTTGGTTATCCATGTAAGGTTTTAAACAAGGTTTATTTATAAATATTATTTTTTCCACACACATATTTTAACCATTATTAAGTGATTAAAAAAAACATATTTAAATACTTGGTGTCTTAATATTTATTTATGATGAACAACAGAATACTAAACAAATTCATTAATGAATATGATTTAGATAAAAAAATGTTTTATCAATAGTATCAACAAAAGAATTAGCTCAACTAAAAACTTGGGGTTACAACGTAGAAGACTTACTTAATCATTTAAGTGATAATCACAATAAATTATTACATGGCTCAAGAAAAGAAATTAAAG is a window encoding:
- a CDS encoding S8 family serine peptidase, with product MNQKKKIISSYVALTFLVISAFMIGDILGYVVLDEKPIIDNLIIKKLENQERVRVIISENDLPRKSLIMSNNEKVKDTLSNKGINALIIEEKSNMYVVELTLQELEELKNQRNIKRIRYDEPINVFLSQSTHFISSKETNKLQILGTNITGRNQTVCVIDTGINYEHESLGGCTTQEYESGNCSKVLGGRNTIEGSNNVLDDQGHGTHVAGIIAANGSVIGVAPDTRLLAVKAFNSTGGGSLSTLMLGIIWCSDNKETYNISVISISAGANITFPNHCDSSYPGEAEIIHTAINKNMSVVVASGNNGNYTGVNFPACISRVIPVTSTQGNNSYASSANRGVNYDYLIAAPGASITSTHLTGTKTSSGTSMATPHVSGVISLMQQANILINQKQLNNSEVKNILVNEGNLLEDSETNHNYTFLQALSSVLIIDNRTPEVEINISSNLLINNTNNYSLIQWLTKSNKDYETNLFLIDENNITLINITEKTGQINLTTNNFTNLGKHILNLTSLNEHGFTNNLNEIYYKTEPLFELFINGEKNNFTGYPGFYNISINKSSGNEIIKINNEIKNKTEAENISLNVGTYNVSAEQQKTDYLINKTINLVINVINPIPIITSTDPNETILEIYENETILFTQESYNPIAGNLTIMWIENNTENISEFYVFNATGKENVFLQLIVINDEGNSTKEWNITINPAPLTIINVTPETNNITLEFNETKLFVFETRDVFNRTINTTWKLNNETKNNNETYLFNATIKETGNHTLFVESTNNKTKTNNTWNIQIMPEPFMILIKNLTDKEGYKNEELRINLKEYFDYYLQGEYPNYELSNEEIPYEVNNDELVILSQDELNQETKILSNKNNLSEESNYFNIKIITKPSSSSSGGGGETTTTSFSIPPAEKKTEEQQVDEEKEIKILSDNKNSITIKEITQEKIKEINFFQGRIYKLYEIKALDNLNELNQTETIIEFEVEKTWIKKENTSAEKIRLYRYNEEWEELITIIKEETETTIKYNSITQGFSYFIIGVKETETKKQIEDPKLTHEEREEIEKIKTDKTNKIFLIFVITTQLIIISAIIIKRIKQQQND
- a CDS encoding LemA family protein, encoding MDNQTILIILLIILAWFIFTYNRLITMKNYVKKSFSGIDVQLKRRTDLIPNLVSVVKGYAKHEKTIMEEVTKARSHLEEARKRKDVQKMANTESELNSAVKSLFAVSENYPDLKANKNFLDLQKQLRNTEDQIAASRRIYNENVTSYNTKIEIFPSNLLAKLFSFKQEKLYETKERESKKILVNE